A DNA window from Janibacter sp. A1S7 contains the following coding sequences:
- the alaS gene encoding alanine--tRNA ligase — METAEIRRRWLTFFEAKGHTVVPSAPLVHEDPTLLFVNAGMVPFKPYFSGQETAPWDRATSVQKCVRTGDIDEVGKTSRHGTFFQMNGNFSFGDYFKREAIAFAWELLTTPQDEGGYGLEPERLWATVYRDDDEAERLWLEETTIPAGRIVRRGELDNYWSMGVPGPGGPCSEIFYDRGEEYGVDGGPEVDEDRFMEIWNLVFMQYELSAVRAKDDFDVAGPLPAQSVDTGMGLERIASILQGVDNMYEIDEVYPVLEKAAEMTGRDYGASSGQTAGDSHPDDVHLRVVADHVRSSLMLIGDGVTPGNEGRGYVLRRMLRRAVRAMRLLGYEEPALPHLLPISMERMSASYPELRTGFDRIAQIAYGEEQAFRRTLAQGTTILDTAVSETKQSGGDVLTGEKAFALHDTYGFPIDLTLEMAAEQGLTVDREGFVRLMDEQRQRAKADAKAKKGGHANTEVWKRLRSLGATDWRAYEELTTHGSVVGLVSDGVSVEELEPGRTGQVVLDRTSFYAESGGQVADSGIIVADGTRLLVTDVQRPVKGLVVHTVEVADGPVRVGQETSAEVDPGWRVDACQAHSGTHVVHAALRQVLGPSALQSGSYNKPGYLRLDFAWNQSLSADARAEIEHAANLAVRDDLPVSADWMTLPEAREQGALALFGETYDEQVRVVEIGGPWSRELCGGTHVRHSSQIGALTLTGDSSVGSGVRRLEAFVGMNALQHLATERALVAELSDLVKAPAGELPERVSDMITRLRETEKELEKVRRQQVAASAGSLTDSAKDVAGVTFVGQHVPGASGDDLRRMVTDTRGRLGEERPTVVALTGDGSGKPVVVVATNESARAKGVRAGALVRVAATTLGGGGGGKDDLAQGGGQDAGKVSEALAALEREIGA; from the coding sequence ATGGAAACTGCCGAGATCCGGCGCCGCTGGTTGACCTTCTTCGAGGCGAAGGGGCACACGGTCGTCCCCTCCGCCCCGCTGGTCCACGAGGACCCGACCCTCCTGTTCGTCAACGCCGGCATGGTCCCCTTCAAGCCGTACTTCTCCGGTCAGGAGACGGCTCCGTGGGACCGGGCCACGAGCGTGCAGAAGTGCGTGCGCACCGGTGACATCGACGAGGTCGGCAAGACGAGCCGACACGGCACGTTCTTCCAGATGAACGGCAACTTCTCCTTCGGCGACTACTTCAAGCGGGAGGCCATCGCCTTCGCCTGGGAGCTGCTGACCACGCCCCAGGACGAGGGTGGCTACGGCCTCGAGCCCGAGCGTCTGTGGGCCACGGTCTACCGGGACGACGACGAGGCCGAGCGCCTCTGGCTCGAGGAGACCACGATCCCGGCCGGGCGCATCGTGCGCCGCGGTGAGCTCGACAACTACTGGAGCATGGGCGTGCCCGGGCCCGGCGGCCCGTGCAGCGAGATCTTCTACGACCGCGGCGAGGAGTACGGCGTCGACGGTGGGCCGGAGGTCGACGAGGACCGGTTCATGGAGATCTGGAACCTCGTCTTCATGCAGTACGAGCTCTCGGCCGTGCGCGCCAAGGACGACTTCGACGTCGCCGGCCCGCTGCCGGCGCAGAGCGTCGACACCGGCATGGGGCTGGAGCGCATCGCGAGCATCCTGCAGGGCGTCGACAACATGTACGAGATCGACGAGGTCTACCCGGTCCTGGAGAAGGCCGCGGAGATGACCGGTCGCGACTACGGTGCCTCCTCCGGTCAGACCGCGGGGGACTCCCACCCCGACGACGTCCACCTGCGTGTCGTCGCCGACCACGTGCGTTCCTCGCTCATGCTCATCGGCGACGGGGTGACCCCGGGCAACGAGGGTCGCGGCTACGTGCTGCGCCGGATGCTGCGGCGCGCGGTGCGCGCGATGCGCCTGCTCGGCTACGAGGAGCCGGCCCTGCCGCACCTCCTGCCGATCTCCATGGAGCGGATGAGCGCCTCCTACCCCGAGCTGCGGACCGGCTTCGACCGGATCGCGCAGATCGCCTACGGCGAGGAGCAGGCCTTCCGCCGCACCCTGGCCCAGGGCACGACGATCCTCGACACTGCGGTGAGCGAGACCAAGCAGTCCGGGGGTGATGTCCTGACCGGGGAGAAGGCCTTCGCCCTGCACGACACGTACGGCTTCCCGATCGACCTCACCCTCGAGATGGCGGCCGAGCAGGGTCTGACGGTCGACCGCGAGGGTTTCGTGCGGCTCATGGACGAGCAGCGTCAGCGGGCCAAGGCGGACGCGAAGGCCAAGAAGGGTGGCCACGCCAATACCGAGGTGTGGAAGCGGCTGCGCTCCCTCGGTGCCACCGACTGGCGTGCCTACGAGGAGCTGACCACCCACGGCTCGGTCGTCGGGCTGGTCAGCGACGGCGTGAGCGTCGAGGAGCTCGAGCCCGGTCGGACCGGCCAGGTGGTGCTCGACCGCACCAGCTTCTACGCCGAGTCCGGTGGTCAGGTCGCCGACAGCGGCATCATCGTCGCCGATGGCACCCGCCTGCTCGTGACGGACGTGCAGCGACCGGTCAAGGGCCTGGTCGTGCACACCGTCGAGGTCGCCGACGGTCCGGTGCGGGTCGGCCAGGAGACCTCGGCCGAGGTCGACCCGGGCTGGCGCGTCGATGCCTGCCAGGCCCACTCCGGCACGCACGTCGTGCACGCTGCCCTGCGCCAGGTGCTCGGCCCGTCGGCCCTGCAGTCCGGCTCCTACAACAAGCCCGGGTACCTGCGGCTGGACTTCGCGTGGAACCAGTCCCTGTCCGCCGACGCACGCGCCGAGATCGAGCACGCCGCGAACCTCGCCGTGCGCGACGACCTGCCGGTCTCCGCGGACTGGATGACCCTGCCGGAGGCCCGTGAGCAGGGCGCTCTGGCGCTCTTCGGGGAGACCTACGACGAGCAGGTCCGCGTCGTCGAGATCGGCGGACCGTGGTCCCGGGAGCTGTGCGGGGGCACCCACGTGCGCCACTCCAGCCAGATCGGTGCGCTCACCCTCACCGGCGACTCCTCGGTCGGCTCGGGCGTGCGCCGCCTGGAGGCCTTCGTCGGGATGAACGCCCTGCAGCACCTGGCCACCGAGCGGGCCCTGGTCGCCGAGCTCTCGGACCTCGTCAAGGCGCCGGCCGGTGAGTTGCCCGAGCGCGTCTCCGACATGATCACCCGCCTGCGCGAGACCGAGAAGGAACTGGAGAAGGTCCGCCGCCAGCAGGTCGCAGCCTCTGCGGGGTCGCTCACCGACTCGGCGAAGGACGTCGCAGGGGTGACCTTCGTCGGCCAGCACGTACCCGGCGCGTCCGGCGACGACCTGCGCCGCATGGTCACCGACACCCGTGGCCGACTGGGTGAGGAGCGGCCCACGGTCGTGGCCCTCACCGGTGACGGATCCGGCAAGCCCGTGGTCGTCGTCGCCACCAACGAGTCGGCCCGCGCGAAGGGGGTCCGGGCCGGTGCTCTCGTGCGCGTCGCCGCGACGACCCTCGGCGGCGGGGGAGGCGGCAAGGACGACCTCGCCCAGGGCGGTGGTCAGGATGCCGGCAAGGTGTCCGAGGCGCTCGCCGCACTCGAGCGCGAGATCGGGGCCTGA
- a CDS encoding shikimate dehydrogenase, whose translation MSDPVRSRRTLRAGVLGSPVAHSLSPTLHRAGYVAAGLTDWTYTAHEVDEGGLTPFVADLTEDWRGLSLTMPLKVAATGLAESVTDTARAARAINTLVRTDTGWAADNTDVHGITAALREAGVDGVDRATVVGSGATARSAVLALTDLGATRITVAARTPQRAEALRDVAEVGLEIVPIERWSRTGAPAVISTLPGGEANAAAAGHIDDGLAGATVLDVVYADWPTPLARAAADHGARVVSGLEMLVHQAARQFELFTGKSAPVAAMQAAGLAALGQTPDA comes from the coding sequence GTGAGTGACCCCGTCCGCTCACGACGGACCCTGCGCGCAGGGGTTCTCGGGTCCCCGGTCGCGCACTCGTTGTCGCCGACCCTGCACCGGGCCGGGTACGTCGCGGCCGGATTGACGGACTGGACCTACACGGCGCACGAGGTGGACGAAGGGGGTCTGACCCCCTTCGTCGCCGACCTCACCGAGGACTGGCGGGGCCTGAGCCTGACGATGCCGCTGAAGGTCGCCGCCACCGGACTCGCCGAGAGCGTCACCGACACCGCCCGGGCCGCCCGGGCCATCAACACCCTCGTGCGCACGGACACCGGGTGGGCCGCCGACAACACCGACGTCCACGGCATCACGGCGGCCCTGCGTGAGGCGGGCGTCGACGGTGTCGACCGGGCGACCGTGGTCGGGTCCGGAGCGACCGCACGCTCGGCGGTGCTGGCCCTGACGGACCTGGGCGCCACGCGCATCACCGTCGCCGCCCGCACCCCACAGCGGGCGGAGGCGCTGCGCGACGTCGCCGAGGTGGGGCTCGAGATCGTGCCGATCGAGCGCTGGTCGCGCACGGGCGCTCCGGCCGTGATCTCGACCCTGCCGGGCGGCGAGGCCAACGCCGCCGCCGCGGGCCACATCGACGACGGACTCGCCGGGGCCACCGTCCTGGACGTCGTCTACGCGGACTGGCCGACGCCCCTTGCCCGCGCGGCCGCCGACCACGGCGCCCGGGTCGTCTCCGGCCTGGAGATGCTCGTCCACCAGGCCGCGCGGCAGTTCGAGCTGTTCACCGGGAAGAGCGCGCCGGTGGCGGCGATGCAGGCAGCCGGGCTCGCTGCACTGGGCCAAACCCCGGACGCCTGA
- a CDS encoding response regulator transcription factor, with amino-acid sequence MTPIRVVLVDDDAMVRTALSMILGGDPEISVVGQAPDGRAGLSVIAEHCPDVVLMDIRMPRLDGLSATEQLVRSGSPSKVIVLTTFDADDDVMRALQHGADGFLLKDTPPARLIEAVRLVAAGQSILSPSVTSQVLETVRGAARHGCDTSRSAARERLATLTERELEVARAVGAGRSNAQIAGQLFLSVATVKAHVGRILDKLGADNRVQVAITVHVADLDG; translated from the coding sequence ATGACCCCGATCCGAGTCGTGCTCGTCGACGACGACGCGATGGTGCGTACCGCCCTGTCGATGATCCTCGGCGGTGACCCCGAGATCTCCGTCGTCGGCCAGGCCCCGGATGGCCGAGCCGGCCTGTCGGTCATCGCCGAGCACTGCCCCGACGTCGTGCTCATGGACATCCGGATGCCGCGGCTCGACGGTCTCTCCGCGACCGAGCAGCTGGTGCGCAGCGGCTCCCCGAGCAAGGTCATCGTCCTGACGACCTTCGACGCCGACGACGACGTGATGCGGGCGCTCCAGCACGGGGCAGACGGGTTCCTGCTCAAGGACACTCCCCCGGCCCGGCTCATCGAGGCCGTCCGGCTCGTCGCGGCCGGTCAGTCGATCCTCTCCCCCAGCGTCACCTCCCAGGTGCTGGAGACCGTCCGTGGCGCCGCACGCCACGGCTGCGACACCTCGCGCTCCGCCGCGCGGGAACGGCTCGCCACGCTCACCGAGCGCGAGCTCGAGGTCGCCCGGGCGGTCGGCGCGGGCCGGTCCAATGCGCAGATCGCCGGGCAGCTCTTCCTCAGCGTCGCGACGGTCAAGGCGCACGTCGGGCGCATCCTCGACAAGCTCGGCGCCGACAACCGGGTCCAGGTCGCGATCACCGTGCACGTGGCCGACCTGGACGGCTGA
- a CDS encoding sensor histidine kinase, protein MTTRTAAPEERDPNRLTRWGTTWRVAAALLIGGVLWLLTTAVVFPEADSDPALLPGLWLVVVDPILGLVALGLLLLRRRWPVRIAVATTALTAVSAAAVGPQTVVLASLATRQRWREIIPVGVLTTAGGLVLTRFFYPDPEPLPLLFEAGFSILATGIVVAVGYSIGSRRALVRSWVDRARTAEAEQRARVEQAQSTERTRIAREMHDVLAHRISLVTMHSGVLAYRDDLPEAERRDAVAAIDSNARAALTDLREVLGVLRDPEGHGSLRPQSTLTDLPELVDGATSAGTRVTVETGGLDAAAVPETISRTAYRVAQEGLTNARKHAPGATVEITLAGRPGGELHIGVRNPRTVGVAPDVPTSGLGLLGLAERVELSGGRMQHGWVGEDEHRLRVWLPWPP, encoded by the coding sequence GTGACGACGAGGACGGCAGCGCCCGAGGAGCGTGACCCCAACCGGCTCACCCGGTGGGGCACGACGTGGCGGGTCGCTGCTGCGCTGCTCATCGGCGGCGTGCTCTGGCTCCTCACCACCGCCGTCGTCTTCCCCGAGGCGGACAGCGATCCGGCGCTCCTGCCCGGCCTGTGGCTCGTCGTCGTCGACCCGATCCTGGGTCTCGTGGCCCTGGGACTGCTCCTGCTGCGACGCCGCTGGCCGGTGCGCATCGCGGTGGCCACCACCGCCCTCACTGCGGTCTCCGCGGCGGCGGTCGGCCCGCAGACGGTGGTGCTCGCCTCCCTCGCGACTCGCCAGCGGTGGCGGGAGATCATCCCCGTCGGCGTGCTCACCACTGCTGGGGGCCTCGTGCTGACCCGGTTCTTCTATCCCGACCCGGAGCCCCTGCCGCTGCTCTTCGAGGCCGGCTTCAGCATCCTGGCGACCGGCATCGTCGTCGCCGTGGGCTACTCGATCGGCTCGCGCCGCGCGCTCGTGCGCTCCTGGGTCGACCGGGCCCGCACCGCGGAAGCCGAGCAGCGGGCCCGGGTGGAACAGGCCCAGAGCACCGAGCGCACCCGGATCGCCCGGGAGATGCACGACGTGCTCGCCCACCGCATCTCACTGGTGACGATGCACTCCGGTGTACTCGCCTACCGGGACGACCTGCCCGAGGCCGAGCGGCGCGACGCCGTGGCCGCGATCGACAGCAACGCGCGAGCGGCCCTGACCGATCTGCGTGAGGTGCTCGGGGTCCTGCGCGACCCGGAGGGCCATGGGTCGCTTCGCCCCCAGAGCACCTTGACCGACCTGCCGGAGCTGGTCGACGGTGCCACCTCGGCGGGCACGCGGGTCACCGTCGAGACGGGCGGCCTCGACGCGGCTGCCGTCCCCGAGACGATCAGCCGCACCGCCTACCGGGTCGCCCAGGAAGGACTGACCAACGCCCGCAAGCACGCTCCCGGAGCCACGGTGGAGATCACTCTCGCCGGCCGACCCGGTGGGGAGCTGCACATCGGGGTGCGCAACCCGCGTACGGTCGGCGTCGCGCCCGACGTCCCGACCTCCGGTCTCGGCCTGCTCGGGCTGGCCGAACGGGTCGAGCTGTCCGGGGGACGGATGCAGCACGGCTGGGTGGGCGAGGACGAGCACCGGCTCCGCGTGTGGCTACCGTGGCCGCCATGA
- the ruvX gene encoding Holliday junction resolvase RuvX, translated as MRTGTRLGIDVGDARVGVSTSDPSGLLATPVETVARDLEHDGDIDRVVELAVELSVIEVVVGLPRSLDGGEGPAARSVRDWAQSLRSALHGAPIGNTPIRLVDERLSTVDAHRGLRDSGVAGRNHRQVVDQAAAVLILQTALDTERATGGPPGERVGRPRRRTPRKGDDA; from the coding sequence ATGCGCACCGGCACACGGCTGGGGATCGATGTCGGGGACGCTCGGGTCGGGGTCTCGACGAGCGACCCCTCCGGGCTCCTGGCGACTCCGGTCGAGACGGTGGCCCGTGACCTCGAGCACGACGGCGACATCGATCGGGTCGTCGAGCTGGCCGTGGAGCTGTCGGTGATCGAGGTCGTCGTCGGCCTGCCGCGGTCGCTCGACGGCGGGGAGGGGCCCGCTGCACGCAGCGTGCGGGACTGGGCGCAGTCGCTGCGCTCCGCCCTGCACGGAGCGCCGATCGGGAACACGCCGATCCGCCTGGTGGACGAACGCCTCTCGACGGTGGATGCTCATCGAGGTCTGCGGGACAGTGGCGTGGCCGGTCGCAACCATCGTCAGGTGGTCGACCAGGCGGCCGCGGTGCTCATCCTGCAGACGGCGCTGGACACGGAGCGCGCAACCGGTGGACCCCCCGGGGAACGGGTCGGTCGGCCGCGCCGACGCACACCGCGGAAGGGCGATGACGCATGA
- the aroC gene encoding chorismate synthase, with protein MLRWLTAGESHGQALVATLEGLPAGVEVRTSDVADALARRRLGYGRGARMTFERDEVTFLGGVRHGRTLGSPLAVMIGNTEWPKWEAVMGADPVDDVELARSNDIGAEKELARNKPLTRPRPGHADLVGMQKYGFDEARPVLERASARETAARVALGEVAERFLEQAYGIRLVAHTVAIGEGAAPADGPLPTPDDVEALDADPVRAWTREGTDAMVAEIEAAKKDGDTLGGVVEVLAHDVPPGLGSHVHWDRRLDSRLAGALMGIQAIKGVEVGDGFTTARRRGSAAHDEMERDADGTIRRRTGRAGGTEGGMSTGDVLRVRAAMKPISTVPRALDTVDVAGPDPATAIHQRSDVCAVPAAGVVAQAMVALVLAQACVEKFGGDSVAETARNHRAYLASIPELMRSWDA; from the coding sequence ATGTTGCGTTGGTTGACCGCCGGTGAGTCGCACGGACAGGCCCTCGTGGCGACCCTCGAGGGACTGCCCGCGGGGGTGGAGGTGAGGACGTCCGACGTCGCCGACGCCCTGGCCCGACGCCGCCTGGGCTACGGGCGCGGGGCCCGGATGACGTTCGAGCGGGACGAGGTGACCTTCCTCGGCGGGGTGCGCCACGGACGCACCCTCGGCTCACCCCTGGCCGTGATGATCGGGAACACCGAGTGGCCCAAGTGGGAGGCGGTCATGGGCGCGGACCCGGTTGATGATGTCGAGTTGGCTCGGTCGAACGACATCGGCGCCGAGAAAGAGCTGGCCCGCAACAAGCCGCTGACCCGCCCCCGACCCGGTCACGCCGACCTCGTCGGCATGCAGAAGTACGGCTTCGACGAGGCCCGCCCGGTACTCGAGCGCGCCTCGGCCCGGGAGACCGCGGCCCGCGTCGCCCTCGGCGAGGTCGCGGAGCGGTTCCTCGAGCAGGCCTACGGCATCCGCCTCGTCGCGCACACCGTCGCCATCGGCGAGGGGGCGGCCCCGGCCGACGGTCCGCTGCCGACCCCCGACGACGTCGAGGCGCTCGACGCCGACCCCGTGCGCGCGTGGACCCGGGAGGGAACCGACGCGATGGTGGCCGAGATCGAGGCGGCCAAGAAGGACGGCGACACCCTCGGCGGCGTCGTCGAGGTCCTTGCCCACGACGTCCCCCCGGGACTGGGCAGCCACGTCCACTGGGACCGCCGGCTGGACTCCCGGCTCGCCGGTGCCCTCATGGGCATCCAGGCGATCAAGGGTGTCGAGGTCGGCGACGGCTTCACCACTGCGCGGCGTCGCGGCTCGGCGGCGCATGACGAGATGGAACGTGATGCCGACGGCACCATTCGCCGGCGCACCGGCCGTGCCGGTGGCACCGAGGGGGGAATGAGCACCGGTGACGTGTTGCGCGTGCGTGCGGCGATGAAGCCGATCAGCACCGTCCCGCGTGCCCTCGACACGGTCGACGTCGCGGGCCCTGACCCGGCGACGGCGATTCACCAGCGATCCGACGTCTGCGCCGTCCCGGCCGCAGGCGTCGTCGCCCAGGCGATGGTCGCCCTCGTCCTCGCGCAGGCCTGCGTGGAGAAGTTCGGCGGCGACTCCGTGGCGGAGACCGCGCGCAACCACCGCGCCTACCTCGCGTCGATCCCGGAGCTGATGCGGTCGTGGGACGCGTGA
- the mltG gene encoding endolytic transglycosylase MltG, with the protein MTGLDDNIFDDGAHEVRDDRDGGPHPTRAERRRGRRERGRRPPDAARGGGRRRGASCLAVLLAGALVLAAGWFALGSLRSLLPGWGESDDYAGPGSGKVEVVIDSGASGAVIGQTLQEADVVKTTSSFTAVARAEPEQAASIQPGTYVMRQKMSATDAFDRLLDPANRVAKGVTLREGLWRSEIYERLSEGTDVPVEEYEQAEESEELELPPQAEGEVEGWLFPSTYEFADDASAVQQMNTMISQTVSQLEEAGVPKDEWERTLTVASIVEGEAGAADRRKVARVVENRLDDPAGPTRGMLQMDSTVHYLLQKRGTITTSDKERNTDSPYNTYTNQGLPPGPINNPGAAAIDAAGNPAEGDWLFFVTVDPSTGETKFAETQAEHERNVQEFCRNTGSCE; encoded by the coding sequence ATGACCGGGCTCGACGACAACATCTTCGACGACGGTGCGCACGAGGTCCGGGACGACCGGGACGGTGGACCGCACCCGACCCGGGCCGAGCGACGCCGGGGCCGGCGTGAGCGCGGGCGTCGCCCACCGGACGCCGCCCGAGGTGGCGGTCGCCGGCGAGGCGCGTCCTGCCTCGCGGTGCTCCTGGCGGGTGCCCTCGTGCTGGCCGCAGGGTGGTTCGCCCTCGGGTCCCTGCGTTCGCTGCTGCCCGGGTGGGGTGAGTCCGACGACTACGCAGGTCCGGGGAGCGGCAAGGTCGAGGTCGTCATCGACTCCGGCGCGTCCGGGGCGGTGATCGGCCAGACCCTGCAGGAGGCGGATGTCGTGAAGACTACGAGCAGCTTCACCGCGGTGGCCAGGGCGGAGCCGGAGCAGGCCGCCTCGATCCAGCCCGGGACCTACGTGATGCGGCAGAAGATGTCGGCCACCGACGCCTTCGACCGTCTCCTCGACCCGGCCAACCGCGTGGCCAAGGGCGTCACCCTCCGCGAGGGCCTGTGGCGCTCGGAGATCTACGAGCGTCTCTCCGAGGGCACCGACGTGCCCGTGGAGGAGTACGAGCAGGCCGAGGAGTCGGAGGAGCTCGAGCTGCCCCCGCAGGCGGAGGGCGAGGTCGAGGGGTGGCTCTTCCCCTCCACCTACGAGTTCGCCGACGACGCGAGCGCCGTGCAGCAGATGAACACGATGATCAGCCAGACGGTGTCGCAGCTGGAGGAGGCCGGCGTCCCGAAGGACGAGTGGGAACGCACCCTCACCGTCGCCTCGATCGTCGAGGGCGAGGCCGGGGCGGCGGATCGACGGAAGGTCGCCCGCGTGGTCGAGAACCGCCTCGACGACCCCGCGGGCCCGACCCGCGGGATGCTGCAGATGGACTCGACGGTGCACTACCTGCTGCAGAAGCGGGGGACGATCACGACCTCCGACAAGGAGCGCAACACCGACAGCCCGTACAACACGTACACGAACCAGGGGCTGCCTCCGGGACCGATCAACAACCCCGGTGCCGCCGCCATCGACGCCGCAGGCAACCCGGCCGAGGGCGACTGGCTCTTCTTCGTCACCGTGGACCCGTCCACGGGCGAGACGAAGTTCGCCGAGACGCAGGCCGAGCACGAACGCAATGTCCAGGAGTTCTGCCGCAACACGGGTAGCTGTGAGTGA
- a CDS encoding shikimate kinase — MGRVSAVGAPFVVVIGPPGVGKSTVAVGIAERTGRRVVDTDSLVEEREGRSVPDLFIESGEQYFREAEQRAVIDSLAEDGIVLALGGGAPMTAAVAEALAGHRVLFLDVGVADAAKRLGFNRSRPLLAVNPRQSWIAAMEERRPRYEGLARWRVDTAGRDAESVVDEAVPLLQAEA, encoded by the coding sequence GTGGGACGCGTGAGCGCGGTGGGTGCCCCCTTCGTCGTCGTCATCGGTCCGCCCGGCGTGGGCAAGTCGACCGTGGCGGTCGGCATCGCCGAGCGCACCGGCCGTCGGGTCGTCGACACCGACTCCCTCGTCGAGGAGCGCGAAGGCAGGTCCGTCCCCGACCTGTTCATCGAGAGCGGCGAGCAGTACTTCCGCGAGGCCGAGCAGCGTGCGGTGATCGACTCGCTGGCCGAGGACGGGATCGTCCTGGCCCTCGGGGGTGGCGCGCCGATGACGGCTGCGGTCGCCGAGGCGCTCGCCGGCCATCGGGTCCTCTTCCTCGACGTCGGCGTCGCCGACGCCGCCAAGCGCCTGGGCTTCAACCGGTCCCGGCCCCTCCTGGCGGTCAACCCGCGCCAGTCGTGGATCGCCGCGATGGAGGAGCGCCGCCCGAGGTACGAGGGCCTGGCCCGGTGGCGGGTCGACACCGCCGGGCGCGACGCCGAGTCGGTGGTCGACGAGGCAGTGCCCCTGCTGCAGGCGGAGGCATGA
- the aroB gene encoding 3-dehydroquinate synthase, which translates to MSDMTTVPVGQEYDVLVGPGVSSGVARVLPVGVGRVLVVHGEPLGHLAEPVATSLRAAGLDVHLAAVPDAEAAKTVTVAADLWARMGQAGFTRGDAVVAVGGGSVTDLGGWVAAAWLRGVTVVHVPTTVLGMVDAAVGGKTGINTAEGKNLVGAFHPPAAVLCDLDHVSSLPPADLAAGLAEAVKCGFIADPRILEIVESDAAGVQEPGSPALREVIERTIAVKAEVVAADLRESNLREILNYGHTLGHAVEHHERYRMRHGEAVAVGMVFAAELAHRTGHIDKALLQRHRYVLGLLGLPTTYARADFDDLLAALRRDKKTRGDTLRFVVLDGLTRPTRLEGPDEVLLREAYAALA; encoded by the coding sequence ATGAGCGACATGACGACCGTGCCGGTCGGGCAGGAGTACGACGTCCTCGTCGGCCCCGGGGTCTCCTCGGGCGTTGCCCGGGTGCTGCCCGTCGGTGTCGGGCGCGTGCTGGTCGTCCACGGTGAGCCCCTGGGACACCTGGCCGAGCCGGTGGCCACCTCCCTTCGCGCGGCCGGACTCGACGTGCACCTCGCCGCGGTTCCCGATGCCGAGGCGGCGAAGACCGTCACGGTCGCCGCCGACCTGTGGGCGCGCATGGGGCAGGCCGGATTCACCCGCGGCGACGCCGTCGTCGCCGTCGGTGGTGGCAGTGTCACCGACCTCGGAGGATGGGTGGCCGCGGCCTGGTTGCGTGGCGTGACCGTGGTCCACGTGCCCACCACGGTGCTCGGCATGGTCGATGCTGCGGTCGGAGGCAAGACCGGGATCAACACCGCCGAGGGCAAGAACCTCGTCGGTGCCTTCCACCCTCCGGCGGCGGTCCTGTGCGACCTCGACCACGTGTCCTCGTTGCCGCCCGCAGACCTGGCTGCCGGCCTGGCAGAGGCCGTCAAGTGCGGTTTCATCGCCGACCCGCGGATCCTCGAGATCGTCGAGAGCGACGCTGCCGGCGTGCAGGAGCCCGGCTCGCCCGCCCTGCGAGAGGTCATCGAGCGCACGATCGCCGTCAAGGCCGAGGTCGTCGCCGCTGACCTGCGCGAGTCGAACCTGCGCGAGATCCTCAACTACGGGCACACGCTCGGCCATGCGGTCGAGCACCACGAGCGGTACCGGATGCGCCACGGCGAGGCCGTCGCCGTCGGGATGGTCTTTGCTGCCGAGCTGGCCCACCGCACCGGTCACATCGACAAGGCCCTGCTCCAACGGCACCGCTACGTCCTCGGCCTGCTCGGCCTGCCCACGACGTATGCCCGGGCCGACTTCGACGACCTGCTGGCCGCGCTGCGGCGGGACAAGAAGACCCGGGGGGACACGCTGCGGTTCGTCGTCCTCGACGGGCTGACGCGGCCCACGCGTCTCGAGGGGCCGGACGAGGTCCTGCTGCGGGAGGCGTACGCCGCCCTGGCGTGA